One window of Magallana gigas chromosome 2, xbMagGiga1.1, whole genome shotgun sequence genomic DNA carries:
- the LOC105340983 gene encoding cholesterol 7-desaturase nvd — protein sequence MTMGHMKKFGSFGATLCLLILAVSATVTQRLLNVPLYETAGRLWTCKWNFPLLYLLTDYRVIITCTVITVLFYPLYKLYGVLFLPMDRVRNLGDIGYVPEGRMSMKEMANRVRRQRATGDLPPIYPNGWFGLIEGSKIKAGDVKNISLLGLNLAVFRGEDGTIHVIDAYCPHMGANLAVGGRVVGDCLECPFHGWQFRGSDGQCTKIPYSEKVPDIAKVKSYISDEANGYIYFWYHAEDSAPTWTVPRIEEIQSGDWVYRGRTEHYINCHIEEVPENGADLQHLECVHAPLITSGIDLRNMWSALWSFGSHSWTANWETNPPPNEHIGTLRLTHSMNLFGKAFRPVDMDVTAQQIGPGIVYLTFHSPIGSGTFVQHLVPTEPLVQKLVHNLYFQKNLPAFIGKFFLLGEAIQLERDIMIWNNKRYEKKPLFVKSKEDSQVAKHRRWFSQFYSENSPRLKFQRDTLEW from the exons ATGACTATGGGCCATATGAAAAAGTTTGGTTCTTTCGGAGCCACATTATGTTTGTTGATACTAGCAGTGTCCGCAACTGTCACCCAAAGACTACTGAACGTACCCCTGTATGAGACAGCGGGTCGACTCTGGACGTGCAAATGGAATTTCCCTCTACTGTATCTCCTAACAGACTACAGGGTTATTATAACCTGTACTGTTATCACAGTTTTGTTTTACCCACTGTACAAATTATATGGTGTCTTATTTCTACCTATGGATCGAGTTCGGAACCTGGGAGATATCGGATATGTTCCGGAAGGCCGCATGTCCATGAAGGAAATGGCCAATAGGGTTCGGAGACAGAGAGCAACCGGTGATTTACCTCCAATATACCCCAACGGCTGGTTTGGGTTAATTGAAGGCTCAAAAATCAAAGCCGGAGATGTCAAAAATATCTCTCTTTTAG GTTTAAATCTGGCCGTTTTTCGGGGAGAAGATGGAACTATACATGTCATTGATGCCTACTGCCCACATATGGGCGCAAATCTTGCCGTTGGTGGGCGCGTTGTGGGCGACTGTTTAGAATGCCCTTTCCACGGCTGGCAGTTCAGAGGGAGCGACGGACAATGCACGAAAATTCCATACTCTGAGAAAG TTCCAGATATTGCCAAAGTAAAAAGTTACATATCTGATGAGGCTAACGGTTACATATACTTTTGGTATCACGCCGAGGACTCCGCTCCTACGTGGACAGTACCAAGGATAGAGGAAATTCAGAGTGGGGACTGGGTGTACCGAGGAAGAACAGAACACTATATCAACTGCCATATAGAG GAAGTACCAGAAAATGGGGCGGATCTACAACATCTGGAGTGTGTCCATGCCCCACTGATTACGTCAGGAATTGACTTACGTAATATGTGGAGTGCATTGTGGTCATTTGGAAGCCACTCGTGGACGGCAAATTGGGAAACGAATCCGCCTCCAAACGAACACATAGGGACCCTTCGTCTAACCCATTCCATGAACCTGTTCGGAAAGGCATTCCGACCTGTAGACATGGACGTGACAGCGCAACAG ATTGGGCCTGGAATTGTCTACTTGACTTTTCATTCTCCCATCGGGAGCGGAACCTTTGTACAACACCTCGTTCCCACCGAACCTCTTGTCCAGAAACTGGTTCACAATCTCTACTTTCAAAAGAATCTTCCAGCTTTTATAGGCAAATTTTTCTTACTAGGCGAAGCGATACAG CTCGAAAGGGATATAATGATTTGGAACAACAAACGATACGAGAAGAAACCCTTGTTTGTCAAATCCAAAGAAGATTCTCAAGTAGCCAAACACAGAAGGTGGTTTTCTCAATTTTACTCTGAGAATAGTCCCAGATTAAAGTTCCAAAGAGATACCCTGGAATGGTGA